Part of the Natrialbaceae archaeon AArc-T1-2 genome, GGCACCGATCACGGTAGTGGCAGCTTCTCGGCCAGCTTCACCGCGACCGACTGTCTGACCGTCGCGAGAAGTCCCTCCCGGACCAGCGAGGCCTCGCCGCCGATCCCGCCGCCGTCTTCGTACTCGAGGTCGCGGGCGACGACCACGGGCATACGTTCGTCGGTCTGGCCGGCGAGCAGGGCCGCGCCGGCGGCGAGCTCGTCGGCGACCAGATCGACCCCGCCCAGCTTCGGCTCGCCGAAGAGGTCGGTCGCGCCGAAGTTGTGATCGACGGGATCGATGCCGGCACAGCCGATCGCGACGTCGACGCTGCCGCCGCGGTAGCTCACCTCCGAATCCGAGAGGATCACCGCCACGTCGACGTCTGCGCGGTCACGGATCGCCTCGCGAATTCGGCGCGCGCTCGCGTCCGGATCGTCCGGGAGCAAGGTCGCGGTCCCTGCCGGCGAGTTCGACATGTCGATCCCCGCGTTCGTACAGAGCCGTCCGTTTCGCACCGTCACGAGCAACGACGGGAGCGTCTCGAGTGCGCCCTCGGCCCCCTCGGCGCTTGCAGCGTACTCGGCGAGCAACTCGCGGCCGATCTCGTCGACGGGGATCGAGCCGACCACGTCCGACTCCCGCAGAATCAACTCGACTTCGCGCGGATCGATCCCGGTCCGGTCGGCGATCCGCTCGGCCCGCGGAGAGACCGGCACCGACTCGAGGCCGACGTATCGGCCCTCCGCGAGCGAGACGACCTTCGAGGCGACGACGAGGACGTCGCCGTCCTGGAGCGTGGGGTGCTCGCCGCTACCCGTCGCCTCCAGTATCAGCCCGACGAGGTCCTCGCCGCCCTCGAGGAGTCCGATGTCGACGCCGTGAAAGGTGAGCTCGCTCATCCGGACGTCGGTACGACCGATACGGACAAAAAGTGTAGGGCAGCTTACGCGTCGGCGTAGGCGCGCTCGCGTTCGTCCTCGCTCGAGCGAACGTCGAGGTCGGTCCGGAGGGCGGCAACGGCCTCTTCAGGATCGGTTTCGGAGTCGAAGACCCGGTCGAACCCGAGTTCGCGGAAGAACCGTTCGGTCTCTTCGAAGTCGTCCTGTCCGACCGCGAGGTTGCCGCCGATGTAGGTGACGACGTCGAGATCGGTCGCGGCGAGTTTCTCGTGAAAGCCCTCACAGTCCTGTTTGGCGTGACCGTAGAGCGAGGAGACGAGGATCGCCTCGGCGTCGTGTTCGCCTGCGGCCTCGAGAAACTCCTCCTGGGAAGTCTGGACGCCCAGGTTCACGACGTCGAACCCGCTCGCCTCGAGGGCCTGTTCTAAGATCGTGATGCCGACGACGTGGGCGTCCGAGCCGATCACACCGAGGGTGACTGTGGTCGTCATGTCGGTACCAACTCCAATGGCATCGATCGTCATAAACCTAATGATTCATCATGAACAACTGTGGTCGCGAGCGCGCCTCGCCCGTTCAGACCGACGGGCAAAACTCCGAGCGGGTTTTGTCATCAGTATCCGCCGGTTTCTCGCGGCCCGCTGCCGGCGTTGACTGCCCTCTCGATTTGTCCGGAAGTGGTTCGGCGGTCCGGTACCGATCTATATCGATCGTCGCCACCTCGTCGGAACAACAGTTGCTTGGCCGGCCGATGAGCGGGTATTCAAGTCCGGGGTTTACCCATTTCGCCGGTGTCGTCGAGAGTGTGACGGGGAACTCATACAGTGCGCGAACCTGGAACTCGTCGCGACGACGATTCCTCGGCGCAGTCGGTGGGACCGTAGTATCGACCGCGGTCGGGCATCTCGACGACGGTCTCGGCGACGACGTCAGTGCAGCCTGGATATACGACGGACGGACGGACGACCTCGGCTGGACGGACGCGCATCATCGAGGCCTGCGAGGGGCTGTCGACGAGCTGGGAGAGGTCCTCGAGGCGGAGTACGTCGAAAACGTCGATCCGGCAGACGTCGAGGGCATCGCCCGTCGATTCGCGGCCGACGGCTTCGACGTCGTCTTCGGGACGACCTCCGACTTCACCGCGCCGATAGAACGCGCCTCTGAGACGTCTCCCGACGTCGCGTTCGAGGTCGCCTCCGGCACGTATACGGCCGACAATCTCGGCGCCTACTACGGCAAGATCTATCAGGCACGGTACCTCGTCGGCCACGCGGCCGGGCTCGTGACCGAAACCGACGAGATCGGGTACGTCGCTTCGAACCCGGTCTCGACCGTCCTCCAGGACATCAACGGTTTCGCCGCGGGCGTTCGAGACGTCACCCCGGACGCGACGGTCCACCTGCGCTGGACGAACGAGTGGTTCGATCCGGCACTCGAGCGCGAGACTGCACAGGCACTCGTCGACGACGAGAACGTCG contains:
- a CDS encoding coenzyme F420-0:L-glutamate ligase translates to MSELTFHGVDIGLLEGGEDLVGLILEATGSGEHPTLQDGDVLVVASKVVSLAEGRYVGLESVPVSPRAERIADRTGIDPREVELILRESDVVGSIPVDEIGRELLAEYAASAEGAEGALETLPSLLVTVRNGRLCTNAGIDMSNSPAGTATLLPDDPDASARRIREAIRDRADVDVAVILSDSEVSYRGGSVDVAIGCAGIDPVDHNFGATDLFGEPKLGGVDLVADELAAGAALLAGQTDERMPVVVARDLEYEDGGGIGGEASLVREGLLATVRQSVAVKLAEKLPLP
- the glmS gene encoding methylaspartate mutase subunit S translates to MTTTVTLGVIGSDAHVVGITILEQALEASGFDVVNLGVQTSQEEFLEAAGEHDAEAILVSSLYGHAKQDCEGFHEKLAATDLDVVTYIGGNLAVGQDDFEETERFFRELGFDRVFDSETDPEEAVAALRTDLDVRSSEDERERAYADA
- a CDS encoding BMP family ABC transporter substrate-binding protein — its product is MTGNSYSARTWNSSRRRFLGAVGGTVVSTAVGHLDDGLGDDVSAAWIYDGRTDDLGWTDAHHRGLRGAVDELGEVLEAEYVENVDPADVEGIARRFAADGFDVVFGTTSDFTAPIERASETSPDVAFEVASGTYTADNLGAYYGKIYQARYLVGHAAGLVTETDEIGYVASNPVSTVLQDINGFAAGVRDVTPDATVHLRWTNEWFDPALERETAQALVDDENVDVLAQHQDSPAVVETANENDVWGSGFNTDMSTFGGENYLTSPVWNWDVLYLDRIEAVRAGDWEAGVTFPGMADGVSDISAFGPNVPDQVVDAVIARREELLEGDADAIVWRETPFENWSDAELLFEVDSIEVDNVEPIETDTVDEPA